One window of the Podospora pseudopauciseta strain CBS 411.78 chromosome 4, whole genome shotgun sequence genome contains the following:
- a CDS encoding hypothetical protein (antiSMASH:Cluster_4) yields MAQLVSMIHDTQEHPDITDARKRRSVSQNQVLAFLADSMIAKGTMPGSPPPRDYRIPKQPVLDPGHRSGHRANNTYNHIPHRYGDMEVSPPSSGPTTPPSSEPPTPSSTSSQMISPRRKDPYQSSSSRLHTEYPETLSREEACSIPANLPPPPKRIPSAARPSRKDNISSIQNDPSSQIDVKSSVSRQVEDKRKTVAVKEKRETTASSSKSTPTKLRLQFELESPHTQILTSRHRANKPVYGHISNQTEKYLQNAHLHSDRKINTISVDLAEQLGWRPDSSQKRKPLYTAYGEDATVDVVGAVEFAIVIPGRVELRKEFDFQVCERGRGVVLPDFGGGSSRVVDALG; encoded by the coding sequence ATGGCTCAGTTGGTTTCCATGATCCATGACACTCAAGAGCATCCTGATATTACCGAcgcgaggaagaggcggagTGTCAGCCAGAATCAAGTCCTGGCGTTTTTAGCAGATTCCATGATTGCAAAGGGCACTATGCCAGGGTCCCCGCCGCCAAGAGACTACAGAATTCCAAAGCAACCAGTTCTAGATCCCGGGCATCGGTCAGGGCACCGCGCAAACAATACCTATAACCACATCCCGCATCGATACGGAGACATGGAGGTATCGCCACCGTCATCAGggccaacaacaccgcccTCGTCCgagccaccaacaccgagcTCAACCAGCTCCCAAATGATATCACCCCGGAGAAAAGACCCATATCAGTCCAGCTCCTCACGACTCCATACCGAATATCCAGAAACTTTATCGAGAGAAGAAGCTTGTTCCATCCCTGCGAAtctgcctcctccgcccaAAAGAATTCCCTCAGCAGCACGACCATCACGGAAGGACAACATATCTAGCATACAAAACGACCCATCTTCTCAAATAGACGTGAAATCCAGCGTTTCACGGCAAGTGGAAGACAAGCGAAAGACAGTGGCAGTGAAAGAGAAACGCGAGACAACAGCATCCAGCTCAAAGTCCACCCCAACAAAGCTCAGGTTACAATTCGAACTGGAATCACCACACACCCAAATCCTCACTTCCCGCCACCGCGCCAACAAGCCTGTCTATGGCCACATTAGTAACCAGACTGAGAAATACCTCCAGAATGCACACCTCCACTCAGATAGAaagatcaacaccatctcggTGGACCTGGCAGAACAACTGGGGTGGCGACCAGACAGCAGTCAGAAGAGAAAACCGCTGTATACCGCGTATGGAGAGGATGCAACGGTAGACGTGGTAGGCGCAGTTGAGTTTGCAATTGTAATTCCCGGAAGGGTGGAACTTCGGAAGGAGTTTGATTTTCAAGTGTGCGAAAGGGGTCGTGGAGTTGTTTTACCtgattttgggggtggaagtTCAAGAGTGGTTGATGCGCTGGGGTGA